A genomic region of Synechococcales cyanobacterium T60_A2020_003 contains the following coding sequences:
- a CDS encoding amino acid ABC transporter permease: MSRSLEIILEALPALLKGALVTLQLTALSITLGMLAGSLVGILRLSPSWPIRLIARAYVDFFRGTPLLVQIFIIYFGLPALGNSIGVPIKFSQFAAAVIALTLNSAAYLAEIIRAGIQSIEMGQREAAESLGLGPVQTMRYVIFPQAFRRMIPPIGNEFITLLKDTSLVAVIGFEELLRRGQLIVANNGFVA, from the coding sequence GTGTCGCGATCGCTCGAAATTATTCTAGAAGCCTTACCAGCGTTGCTGAAGGGGGCACTAGTGACCCTGCAACTCACCGCGTTATCCATTACGTTGGGTATGTTGGCGGGTTCACTGGTTGGCATTCTGCGGCTTTCTCCCTCTTGGCCGATTCGACTCATTGCGCGCGCCTACGTGGACTTTTTCCGGGGCACCCCTCTGCTCGTCCAAATCTTCATTATTTATTTTGGTCTGCCTGCGCTTGGCAATAGCATTGGTGTTCCGATCAAATTTAGCCAGTTTGCGGCTGCGGTGATTGCCCTCACCCTCAACTCGGCGGCCTACCTTGCCGAAATTATTCGAGCCGGGATTCAATCTATCGAAATGGGACAGCGCGAGGCTGCTGAATCACTAGGTTTAGGCCCCGTTCAGACCATGCGCTATGTGATCTTCCCCCAGGCATTCCGGCGGATGATTCCCCCCATTGGCAACGAGTTCATTACCCTACTCAAAGACACCAGCTTAGTGGCCGTGATTGGCTTTGAAGAATTGTTACGCCGAGGCCAGCTTATTGTTGCCAACAACGGCTT
- a CDS encoding basic amino acid ABC transporter substrate-binding protein, whose translation MLQIPRFRQLSYIMLAALSALLVIVVTACSNQETNRADSVLIVATSPDFPPFEFTTATGELQGFDIDLITAIAESQNITLEFEPMSYGDVIRSLSANAVDAAISAITITPDRVEVVSFSRPYFEGGLAIAVADANTDITDAAMLQGKRIGVQARTTGETFAQGVANARVQRFETIDEAFSQLAAGKLDAVINDAPVTQYSLRQGLLTNIKAIEPLLTQEYYGIAVPKDSKSLEVINAGLTTIMENGQYAEIYSKWFDQAPPSLPESVPGV comes from the coding sequence ATGCTGCAAATACCTCGATTTCGTCAGCTTTCCTACATCATGCTGGCTGCACTGAGTGCCCTGCTGGTGATCGTGGTGACAGCCTGCTCCAATCAGGAAACAAACCGGGCAGACTCCGTACTCATCGTTGCGACATCGCCCGACTTTCCACCTTTTGAGTTCACGACTGCAACGGGCGAGTTGCAGGGGTTTGATATCGATTTGATAACGGCGATCGCTGAAAGTCAGAATATTACGCTTGAATTTGAACCGATGTCTTACGGGGACGTGATTCGTTCGCTGAGCGCCAATGCGGTAGATGCCGCCATTAGTGCGATCACGATTACCCCTGACCGAGTCGAGGTTGTGTCGTTTTCTCGTCCGTATTTTGAAGGGGGATTGGCGATCGCCGTTGCCGATGCCAACACCGATATTACCGACGCCGCTATGCTGCAAGGCAAACGCATCGGCGTTCAGGCGCGGACTACGGGTGAAACCTTCGCTCAAGGTGTTGCCAATGCCAGGGTGCAGCGCTTTGAAACTATTGACGAAGCTTTCTCTCAACTTGCAGCCGGGAAATTAGATGCCGTGATCAACGACGCTCCGGTAACCCAGTACAGCCTTCGTCAGGGATTGCTCACAAATATCAAAGCTATTGAGCCGTTACTAACCCAGGAATACTACGGCATTGCCGTTCCTAAAGATTCCAAATCTCTGGAAGTAATTAACGCTGGGTTGACAACCATCATGGAAAACGGTCAGTATGCTGAAATTTACAGCAAGTGGTTTGACCAAGCACCGCCATCCCTCCCAGAGTCTGTGCCCGGTGTTTAA
- a CDS encoding transposase, which yields MTYSSSLSDREWEILEPLLPEVLPKKKRTRPLDWSYRELIDGMLYQLKNDCNCEDLPKDFPPYSTVYLWI from the coding sequence ATGACCTACTCAAGCAGCCTTAGCGATCGAGAATGGGAAATCTTAGAGCCCCTGTTGCCCGAGGTCTTGCCGAAGAAAAAGCGAACTCGCCCACTGGATTGGAGCTATCGAGAGCTGATTGACGGTATGTTGTATCAACTCAAAAACGATTGTAACTGCGAAGACTTGCCCAAAGACTTCCCCCCCTATTCGACAGTCTACCTATGGATTTAA